In one Conger conger chromosome 5, fConCon1.1, whole genome shotgun sequence genomic region, the following are encoded:
- the LOC133129663 gene encoding mesoderm induction early response protein 2-like isoform X1 yields the protein MPASVLNSVPAGPMGSGEGSFALAEILGRGYGLQQQQDEGSPHRTKTLEDLERSLAATRTDEMPLEELLALYGYEVSDRISGDGSEPTDLPAHLPDMTLDKDQIAKDLLSGEEDEETPSPPDDLTPSVTSHASDLFRLHLRAHVQVGEGRDISSSSADEDSEGSSAPSSEGRKDIMVGPQYQAAIPPLSPSSCQDRAYENEDQLLWSPGVLPGEAVEDFLLRAQGWGGEEGATETPTAGDIIRDSEQALYELVKCSFNMEEALRRLSFNVKVFREELCAWSEEECRNFEHGYRVYGKNFHLIQANKVRTRSVGECVEYYYSWKRSDRHDCFTLQTSRLGRSKKYSLQPGNMEDGEQDGEGRGSRSHSPPQGPGTTPQLHPPLPS from the exons ATGCCTGCGTCAGTGCTGAATAGTGTCCCAG ctGGTCCAATGGGCTCAGGAGAAGGGAGTTTTGCTCTAGCGGAGATTCTGGGCCGTGGCTATggactgcagcagcagcaggacgaGGGATCTCCTCACCGGACCAAGACCCTAGAGGACCTGGAGAGAAGCCTGGCGGCCACGCgg ACGGATGAGATGCCTCTGGAGGAGCTCCTGGCGCTGTACGGGTATGAGGTGTCGGACCGAATTTCGGGGGATGGCAGCGAGCCCACCGATCTTCCAGCACACCTGCCCGACATGACGCTGGACAAG GACCAAATTGCGAAGGACCTGCTCTCCggcgaggaggacgaggagacGCCGTCCCCGCCCGATGACCTCACGCCCTCCGTGACCTCCCACGCCTCCGACCTCTTCCGCCTGCACCTCCGAG CACACGTGCAGGTGGGCGAGGGCAGGGACAtctccagcagctctgcagaCGAAGACTCGGAGGGGAGCTCCGCGCCGTCCAGCGAAGGCCGCAAG GACATCATGGTGGGTCCTCAGTACCAGGCTGCTATCCCACCCCTGAGCCCTTCGTCCTGCCAGGACAGAG CCTATGAGAACGAGGACCAGCTGCTGTGGTCGCCGGGCGTGTTGCCGGGGGAGGCGGTGGAGGACTTCCTGCTCCGGGctcaggggtgggggggcgagGAGGGGGCGACTGAGACCCCCACTGCAGGGGACATTATCAGGGACAGCgaacag gctCTGTATGAGTTGGTGAAGTGCAGCTTCAACATGGAGGAGGCTCTGAGGAGACTGAGCTTCAATGTCAAAGTGTTCAGAG aGGAGCTGTGTGCGTGGAGTGAGGAGGAGTGTAGAAACTTTGAGCATGGGTATCGGGTTTACGGGAAGAACTTCCACCTCATCCAGGCCAACAAG GTGCGCACGCGTTCCGTGGGGGAGTGCGTGGAGTACTACTACTCCTGGAAGAGGTCCGACCGGCACGACTGCTTCACCCTGCAGACCTCCAGGCTGGGACGCAGCAAGAAGTACAGCCTCCAGCCCGGGAACAT GGAGGACGGGGAGCAGGACGGTGAGGGGCGGGGCAGCCGATCGCACAGCCCCCCCCAGGGGCCCGGGACCACGCCCcagctccacccccccctcccctcctga
- the spmap2 gene encoding LOW QUALITY PROTEIN: sperm microtubule associated protein 2 (The sequence of the model RefSeq protein was modified relative to this genomic sequence to represent the inferred CDS: deleted 1 base in 1 codon) yields the protein MATRIERLARPKPIHLKLPDRRSVYWLDVLPERRRDGPTVFELSPRWLALSDDRPCRAGYQDNRRPPAWEVSSAAMRAAASERVCSLAKPRPPTSAWQPGRPLLSKALIEWIDATVAKQTHPQYQLGRRVSWPVPVPARGGGASERVRQLARPKQHRALDQGYDPYTVSLAASRASASPRVLQLSVPLPRKCRQK from the exons ATGGCCACCCGGATAGAACGGCTCGCGAGGCCCAAACCGATCCACTTGAAATTGCCCGACCG TCGCTCGGTGTACTGGCTGGACGTACTGCCCGAGAGGAGAAGAGATGGTCCAACCGTCTTTG AGCTGTCGCCCCGATGGCTGGCGCTGTCCGATGACAGACCCTGTCGCGCGGGGTACCAGGACAACAG gagaccCCCAGCATGGGAGGTGAGCAGTGCTGCAATGAGAGCTGCGGCCTCAGAGAGAGTTTGCTCCCTGGCCAAGCCCCGCCCACCCACCTCAGCCTGGCAGCCCGGTCGCCCCCTGCTGTCCAAA GCGTTGATTGAATGGATTGACGCCACCG tggCGAAGCAGACTCACCCTCAGTACCAGTTGGGCCGGCGGGTGTCGTGGCCGGTGCCGGTCCCGGCGCGGGGGGGCGGT GCCAGCGAGCGGGTGAGGCAGCTGGCCCGGCCCAAACAGCACCGGGCCCTGGACCAGGGCTACGACCCCTACACCGTCAGCCTGGCGGCCAGCCGGGCCAGCGCCTCGCCCCGCGTCCTGCAGCTCAGCGTGCCCCTGCCGCGGAAGTGCCGGCAGAAGTAG
- the LOC133129663 gene encoding mesoderm induction early response protein 2-like isoform X3 — MRGRREQRLTDEMPLEELLALYGYEVSDRISGDGSEPTDLPAHLPDMTLDKDQIAKDLLSGEEDEETPSPPDDLTPSVTSHASDLFRLHLRAHVQVGEGRDISSSSADEDSEGSSAPSSEGRKDIMVGPQYQAAIPPLSPSSCQDRAYENEDQLLWSPGVLPGEAVEDFLLRAQGWGGEEGATETPTAGDIIRDSEQALYELVKCSFNMEEALRRLSFNVKVFREELCAWSEEECRNFEHGYRVYGKNFHLIQANKVRTRSVGECVEYYYSWKRSDRHDCFTLQTSRLGRSKKYSLQPGNMEDGEQDGEGRGSRSHSPPQGPGTTPQLHPPLPS, encoded by the exons ATGAGAGGCAGGAGAGAGCAAAGATTG ACGGATGAGATGCCTCTGGAGGAGCTCCTGGCGCTGTACGGGTATGAGGTGTCGGACCGAATTTCGGGGGATGGCAGCGAGCCCACCGATCTTCCAGCACACCTGCCCGACATGACGCTGGACAAG GACCAAATTGCGAAGGACCTGCTCTCCggcgaggaggacgaggagacGCCGTCCCCGCCCGATGACCTCACGCCCTCCGTGACCTCCCACGCCTCCGACCTCTTCCGCCTGCACCTCCGAG CACACGTGCAGGTGGGCGAGGGCAGGGACAtctccagcagctctgcagaCGAAGACTCGGAGGGGAGCTCCGCGCCGTCCAGCGAAGGCCGCAAG GACATCATGGTGGGTCCTCAGTACCAGGCTGCTATCCCACCCCTGAGCCCTTCGTCCTGCCAGGACAGAG CCTATGAGAACGAGGACCAGCTGCTGTGGTCGCCGGGCGTGTTGCCGGGGGAGGCGGTGGAGGACTTCCTGCTCCGGGctcaggggtgggggggcgagGAGGGGGCGACTGAGACCCCCACTGCAGGGGACATTATCAGGGACAGCgaacag gctCTGTATGAGTTGGTGAAGTGCAGCTTCAACATGGAGGAGGCTCTGAGGAGACTGAGCTTCAATGTCAAAGTGTTCAGAG aGGAGCTGTGTGCGTGGAGTGAGGAGGAGTGTAGAAACTTTGAGCATGGGTATCGGGTTTACGGGAAGAACTTCCACCTCATCCAGGCCAACAAG GTGCGCACGCGTTCCGTGGGGGAGTGCGTGGAGTACTACTACTCCTGGAAGAGGTCCGACCGGCACGACTGCTTCACCCTGCAGACCTCCAGGCTGGGACGCAGCAAGAAGTACAGCCTCCAGCCCGGGAACAT GGAGGACGGGGAGCAGGACGGTGAGGGGCGGGGCAGCCGATCGCACAGCCCCCCCCAGGGGCCCGGGACCACGCCCcagctccacccccccctcccctcctga
- the LOC133129663 gene encoding mesoderm induction early response protein 2-like isoform X2 — protein sequence MGSGEGSFALAEILGRGYGLQQQQDEGSPHRTKTLEDLERSLAATRTDEMPLEELLALYGYEVSDRISGDGSEPTDLPAHLPDMTLDKDQIAKDLLSGEEDEETPSPPDDLTPSVTSHASDLFRLHLRAHVQVGEGRDISSSSADEDSEGSSAPSSEGRKDIMVGPQYQAAIPPLSPSSCQDRAYENEDQLLWSPGVLPGEAVEDFLLRAQGWGGEEGATETPTAGDIIRDSEQALYELVKCSFNMEEALRRLSFNVKVFREELCAWSEEECRNFEHGYRVYGKNFHLIQANKVRTRSVGECVEYYYSWKRSDRHDCFTLQTSRLGRSKKYSLQPGNMEDGEQDGEGRGSRSHSPPQGPGTTPQLHPPLPS from the exons ATGGGCTCAGGAGAAGGGAGTTTTGCTCTAGCGGAGATTCTGGGCCGTGGCTATggactgcagcagcagcaggacgaGGGATCTCCTCACCGGACCAAGACCCTAGAGGACCTGGAGAGAAGCCTGGCGGCCACGCgg ACGGATGAGATGCCTCTGGAGGAGCTCCTGGCGCTGTACGGGTATGAGGTGTCGGACCGAATTTCGGGGGATGGCAGCGAGCCCACCGATCTTCCAGCACACCTGCCCGACATGACGCTGGACAAG GACCAAATTGCGAAGGACCTGCTCTCCggcgaggaggacgaggagacGCCGTCCCCGCCCGATGACCTCACGCCCTCCGTGACCTCCCACGCCTCCGACCTCTTCCGCCTGCACCTCCGAG CACACGTGCAGGTGGGCGAGGGCAGGGACAtctccagcagctctgcagaCGAAGACTCGGAGGGGAGCTCCGCGCCGTCCAGCGAAGGCCGCAAG GACATCATGGTGGGTCCTCAGTACCAGGCTGCTATCCCACCCCTGAGCCCTTCGTCCTGCCAGGACAGAG CCTATGAGAACGAGGACCAGCTGCTGTGGTCGCCGGGCGTGTTGCCGGGGGAGGCGGTGGAGGACTTCCTGCTCCGGGctcaggggtgggggggcgagGAGGGGGCGACTGAGACCCCCACTGCAGGGGACATTATCAGGGACAGCgaacag gctCTGTATGAGTTGGTGAAGTGCAGCTTCAACATGGAGGAGGCTCTGAGGAGACTGAGCTTCAATGTCAAAGTGTTCAGAG aGGAGCTGTGTGCGTGGAGTGAGGAGGAGTGTAGAAACTTTGAGCATGGGTATCGGGTTTACGGGAAGAACTTCCACCTCATCCAGGCCAACAAG GTGCGCACGCGTTCCGTGGGGGAGTGCGTGGAGTACTACTACTCCTGGAAGAGGTCCGACCGGCACGACTGCTTCACCCTGCAGACCTCCAGGCTGGGACGCAGCAAGAAGTACAGCCTCCAGCCCGGGAACAT GGAGGACGGGGAGCAGGACGGTGAGGGGCGGGGCAGCCGATCGCACAGCCCCCCCCAGGGGCCCGGGACCACGCCCcagctccacccccccctcccctcctga